Proteins co-encoded in one Flavivirga eckloniae genomic window:
- the kdsB gene encoding 3-deoxy-manno-octulosonate cytidylyltransferase, giving the protein MKIISMIPARYSASRFPGKLMQDLGGKTVILRTYEATVATNLFDDVFVVTDSSIIYDEIVNNGGKAMMSKKEHDCGSDRIAEAVELMDVDIVINVQGDEPFTDKESLAKLIDVFKGDHEKTIDLASLMVHITDLDEINNPNTVKVIVDQSNFALYFSRSPIPFPREKNAGVKYYKHKGVYAFRKDAILDFYKLPMLPLEASEKIECIRYLEYGKRIKMVETDVQGIEIDTPEDLERAKKVWK; this is encoded by the coding sequence ATGAAAATAATTTCGATGATTCCTGCACGCTATAGTGCATCGCGATTTCCAGGAAAACTAATGCAAGACCTTGGGGGTAAAACGGTTATTTTGCGTACATATGAAGCCACAGTAGCAACTAATTTGTTTGATGATGTGTTTGTTGTTACAGATAGCTCGATTATTTATGATGAAATTGTAAATAACGGCGGAAAAGCTATGATGAGTAAAAAGGAACATGATTGTGGTAGTGATAGAATAGCTGAAGCCGTAGAGTTAATGGATGTGGATATTGTTATAAATGTTCAAGGAGATGAGCCATTTACAGATAAAGAATCGTTAGCTAAGCTAATTGACGTTTTTAAAGGTGATCATGAGAAAACTATTGATCTGGCGTCCTTAATGGTTCATATTACGGATTTGGATGAAATTAATAATCCGAATACAGTTAAGGTTATAGTAGATCAATCTAATTTTGCTCTTTATTTTTCCAGAAGTCCAATTCCTTTTCCAAGAGAAAAGAACGCTGGGGTAAAATACTATAAGCACAAAGGTGTTTATGCCTTTAGAAAGGACGCTATATTAGATTTTTACAAGTTGCCTATGCTGCCATTGGAGGCTTCAGAAAAGATTGAATGTATTCGTTATTTAGAATATGGAAAGCGAATAAAAATGGTAGAAACCGATGTTCAGGGGATTGAAATAGACACTCCTGAGGATTTAGAACGCGCTAAAAAAGTATGGAAATAA
- a CDS encoding HAD family hydrolase, with protein MTEEYGNIKVIGFDADDTLWVNETYFREAEETFGRLLSDYETPNKIDQELFKTEIDNLPIYGYGVKAFTLSMVQSALELSNYNVSNKTIEAILGIGKGMLEKPVELLDGVEEVLSVLSKKYRLILATKGDLLDQERKLEKSGLTSYFHHIEVLSDKKETNYSKLLNHLDIKPSEFLMIGNSLKSDVLPLVNIGAHAVHIPFHTTWAHEQVTEKETNGKTYKTVSSLREVINLLD; from the coding sequence GTGACAGAAGAATACGGAAATATAAAAGTTATTGGCTTTGATGCAGATGACACACTTTGGGTAAACGAAACCTATTTTCGTGAAGCCGAAGAGACATTTGGGAGGTTATTGTCAGACTATGAAACTCCAAATAAGATAGATCAGGAATTGTTTAAAACGGAAATAGACAATTTACCCATATACGGTTATGGTGTTAAAGCATTTACGCTGTCTATGGTGCAATCTGCTTTAGAATTGTCTAACTACAATGTATCAAACAAAACCATTGAAGCTATACTTGGTATTGGTAAGGGTATGCTTGAAAAACCCGTAGAATTACTTGATGGGGTTGAAGAGGTTTTAAGCGTACTATCAAAAAAATACCGTTTAATACTAGCTACAAAAGGTGATTTGCTGGACCAAGAACGTAAACTGGAAAAGTCTGGTCTTACCAGTTATTTTCACCATATTGAAGTGTTAAGCGATAAAAAGGAAACGAATTATTCTAAATTGTTAAACCATTTAGACATTAAACCTTCTGAGTTTTTAATGATAGGAAATTCGTTAAAATCGGATGTGTTACCACTAGTTAACATAGGAGCTCATGCTGTTCATATTCCTTTTCATACTACTTGGGCACATGAACAGGTTACAGAAAAAGAAACTAACGGAAAGACTTACAAGACAGTAAGTAGTTTACGAGAGGTAATAAATTTATTAGACTAA